The stretch of DNA GGGTTCCCCACTTCGTGGGAGACGTACAGGTCGGCGTACCCCCCCGCGGCGCGCATCCGTGCGACGAGCTGCCGGGCGAGGCGGTCGAGCGTCGCCACGTCGGGGCCTCGGATGGAGTACATGATCTGCGCGGAACGCCCGCCGGGGATGTCGACGGGCGGAATCTCCTCGACGGCATGGTCTTCGAGCGGGAGGCCGCTTTCGGCGATCACCTCGCGCACCCTGGCCATGAGTTCCATCTGGCCGCGCTCGCGGCGACTTTTGTGTTCGAGCTGGACGTAGATCCGCGCTTCGTTCACGCGCCGCTGGATGTCTCCCCCCACCGTCGTGAAGACCGCGCGGACTTCCGGTAACGCGCGGATTTTCTCCTCCACGACGCGCGCCGTTCGGCGGGCGTTCTCCAGCGTGGTGCCGAGAGGCATCTTGAGCCACACGTGGAACTCGCTCCGGTCTTCGACGGCGAGAAAGTCGACCGGGACCCGCCGGCCGACGAAGATGCCCGCCGCCACGGCGGAAAGCGCGAGGGCCAGGACGAGAGCTCGGTGACGGAGCGCCCAGGCGAGAGCCGAGCGGTATCGCCTCTCGAGGCTTGCGTACCCGCGTTCGAGCCCGACGAACAGGCGCCCCGTCCCCTTTCCTCTCCGGAGAAATCGCGAGCAGAGCATCGGTGTGAGGGTCAGAGCGACGAGCGTGGAGGTCGAGACGGCGCAACTCGCGACGAGCCCGAACTCGCGGAAGAACCGCCCGACGACCCCTCCCAGGAACGCGATGGGGACGAAGACGGCGCAAAGGGCGAGCGTCGTCGCCACCACGGCCAACCCGACTTCGGCCGTTGCCCGAGAAGCGGCTTCCTTCGGAGGTTCCCCGAGTTCCACGTGCCGATAGCTGTTCTCGAGGACGACGACGGCGTCGTCGATGAGAATCCCCACCGACAGGGAAAGAGCCATCAGCGTCATCGTGTTCAGGGTGAAGCCGAAGAAGTAGAAAAAGGCCAGGGTGCCGACCACCGAACACGGAATCGTGACGACGGCGATCGACGTGGACCGGAGGTCCCGGAGGAACACGAGGACGACGACCGACGCGAGGAAGGCGCCCCAGGCGAGATCCACCGTGACGTCGCGGACCGCGCTGCGGATGAAGCGCGAGAGATCCATGGCCTCCACGAGCTGGTAGCCCGGCGGAAGGTGGCGGCGAATCTTTTCGAGCTCGGCGCGTACCGCGTCGACCACGGCCACGGTGTTTTCTCCCGACTGCCGGCGCACGAAGAGAGCGACGCCTCGTCTCCCGTCCAGGTACGAGGCCATGCGCTCCTCGGCTTGCCCGTCCTCCACCGTCGCGACGTCCCGCAGCCGGAGAACCCGCCCCCCTCGCGTGGCCACGGGGATCTCCCCGAAAGTCTCCACGGCCCCGACTTTTCCCTGGATCCGCACCGTGTACTCGAGTTCGGGGGTTTCGATCCGTCCTCCCGGAAGCTCGACGTGTTCCCGCCCGAGCGCGTGGAGGACGTCCTCGACCGTCAGCGAGTGACCGGCGAGACGCACCGGATCGATCCAGATTCGAACTTCCCGAGGTCGGCTGCCCACGAGCTGGACGCTTCCCACTCCCGGAATCCGCTCGAGGCGCGGCTTGATCCGTTTGTCGGCATATTCGCTCAGCGCGCGGATGGAGTGCGGGCCTGCGACCATGACGGCGAGAACCGGCTGGTCTCCGGGGTCCACGCGTTCGATCACGGGTGGATCGGCGTCCTCGGGCAGTTCCGCGCGAACCGCGGCGACCTTGTCCCGGACTTCCTGGGCTTTTTCGTGCACGTCGTATTCGAGCTCGAACTCGACGAAGACGAGAGAAAGGGAGTGGCTCGACATGCTCCGGAGCATGCGGATTCCCTCGATCGTATTGATGGCCTCTTCGAGAACCTGCGTGATTTCGCGTTCGACGGTTTCGGGTGCGGCCCCCTCGAGCACGGTCCTCACGGTAACGTAGGGAAACTCGACGCGAGGAAAGAGATCCACGGGAAGGCGAGGGACCGCGAGAAGACCCAGAGCAACGAGCGACCCCGCCAGCATGACGGCGAAAACGGGCCTTCGGATGCACGTGTCCGCGAGCTTCAAGGCTCCTTCTCCCCCTTTTCGGGCAAGGCACGGACGGCCATCCCCTCGGCGATCGTGCGTGCTTCTTCTCCGGCGAGGACCTCCGTTCCCGGGTCGATCCCCCGGACGATCTCCACCTCGTCTCCCGAAAACATCCCGAGTTGCACCGGAACCGCTTCCACCTTGCCCTCGCGCACCACGAGCACGTGCGGAGTTCCGTCCCGAGACCGCACGGATTCGCGGGGTACGAGGACGGAGCGCGGCCTTGCTCGCGGGAAGATCTCGACGCGAGCGAACGAGCCGGCCGCGGCGCCCTCGGTTCCCGGGGGCAGGGGCGCTCGCACGCGGAAGGTTCGGGAAGCTTCGTCGACGGCCGGATTCACGCGGGAAATGGCCGTCTCGACGGGCTCGGCGCGCCGCTCGAGAAAGACGAGGACCCGGTCGCCGGGACGGATCTCCCCGGCGTGCTTTTCCGGTACGTCCGCCAGGGCCACGAGCTCGGAAGTTTCCTGGATTTCCACGACGATCGTCTGAGGCTGCACGAGCGCCGTCGTCCCCTCGTCGGCGAATCGTCCCGTGACGGTTCCCGCATAGGGAGCTCGAACCACCGTGCGCTCGAGCTTGTCCCGTGCGGCTTCGAGTGCCACCGCGGCTTGCCGCTCGCGTGCCCGGGAGACGGCCAGCGCGGTGGAGAGGCTTTCGAGTTCCTGGGGTGGGAGAACGCCTTTCTTCCGGAGTTCTTCGGCCCGCCGAAGGTCGGCTTCGCGCTGGGCACGTTCCGCCCGTGCGAGATCGAGCGCTGCCTGCGCTTGTTCCACGGCGAGCCGGTAGGGTTCCGGGTCGATTTCGAAAAGCACGTCGCCGGCCTCCACCGGATCGCCTTCCCATACCCGAACTTTCCGGATCGTGCCGCTCACCTCGGCACCGATGCGACTTCGGCGGCGGGCGACCACGCTCGCCGGAAGAACGATCCGCGGCTGGATCGTTCGCACCCTCGCGCGGACCGTGCGGACCGGCGGCAGATCCTCCCGCCGCGGCCTTTCGCGGGACGCGGGTTCGTGGGCGGGCCCGCAGGCCACGATCGCGGAAGCGGAATAAAAGAACAGGAGTAGCAGCCGGCGAGGCCGCCCTCTCGCCTTCTCCTTCCCTCCTGGCAAGTCCTTCCGCGAAGGTGCCACGGCGCCCAGGCTAGCCGCGGCAAGGTCGCGAGAGAACTCGGCTCCCGCGCGAAGCTGACGAACGTCAGACCGGAAGCTGTCTCCGGTCAGCTCAGCCGCGGTAGAGCGACTCGATCACGTCCGCGTAACGTTCGTGGACGACCTTTCGCTTCATCTTGAGGGTCGGTGTCAGCTCCCCCGAGTCGACCGTCCATTCGGTAGGCAGGATCGCGAACTTTTTGATTCGCTCCACGTTCGAGAGCTTTTCGTTCACCTCGTCGACGTAGCGCTGGATCTCCCGGTGCACGTCCGGATGCCGGGCCAGGACCTCGAGGTCTTCGGGAAGCCCGCGCTCCCGCGCCCACTGCCGCGCGGACTCCGGGTCCAGGACGAGGAGCGCCGTCACATAGGGCCTCCGGTCGCCGACGACGCACGCCTGACCGATCAGGGGCTTTTGCTTGAGGGCGTTTTCGATGTTCGAAGGCGCGATGTTCTTGCCGCCGGCCGTGATGAGAATCTCCTTTTTCCGGTCGACGATCCGGAGGAAGCCTTCCTCGTCGATCTCGGCCACGTCGCCCGAGTGGAGCCAGCCTTCGGCGTCGAAGGTCTCTGCGGTCAGCTCCG from Candidatus Binatia bacterium encodes:
- the mexE gene encoding MexE family multidrug efflux RND transporter periplasmic adaptor subunit codes for the protein MAPSRKDLPGGKEKARGRPRRLLLLFFYSASAIVACGPAHEPASRERPRREDLPPVRTVRARVRTIQPRIVLPASVVARRRSRIGAEVSGTIRKVRVWEGDPVEAGDVLFEIDPEPYRLAVEQAQAALDLARAERAQREADLRRAEELRKKGVLPPQELESLSTALAVSRARERQAAVALEAARDKLERTVVRAPYAGTVTGRFADEGTTALVQPQTIVVEIQETSELVALADVPEKHAGEIRPGDRVLVFLERRAEPVETAISRVNPAVDEASRTFRVRAPLPPGTEGAAAGSFARVEIFPRARPRSVLVPRESVRSRDGTPHVLVVREGKVEAVPVQLGMFSGDEVEIVRGIDPGTEVLAGEEARTIAEGMAVRALPEKGEKEP